One Actinoplanes missouriensis 431 DNA segment encodes these proteins:
- a CDS encoding aminotransferase class I/II-fold pyridoxal phosphate-dependent enzyme has translation MLDHSKAPLLDALADYHRQDRYGFTPPGHRQGRGADPRARAVLGEQTYRSDVLAASGLDDRASSHGYLAEAERLMADAVGSDQAFFSTAGSSLSVKAAMLAVAGDRGELLIGRDAHKSVVAGLVFTGVEPRWVDVRYDDELRLAHPPSPEQLEQAWQRHPTAAGALIVSPTPYGTCADIAALADICHRRGKPLIVDEAWGAHLPFHEDLPTWAMDAGADICVVSVHKMGAGFEQGSVLHSQGDLVDPAHLAACADLLMTTSPNVIVYAALDGWRRQMVQDGHRLLSDAIALSRGLRADIAGLPGLRVLEDRLIAVEASHDLDPLQILVDVGELGVNGYQAADWLREHRRIDVGMSDHRRILATMSMADDAGTAARLIEGLRGLVTAAPGLPAASTVELPPPAQFDQEPVISPREAFFGRTETVKVDEAAGRICAEQITPYPPGIPALLPGERITEEMLDYLRSGLAAGMVLPDPTDKTLETVRVVSELSPSDARRSPSR, from the coding sequence ATGCTTGATCATTCCAAGGCCCCGCTGCTGGACGCCCTCGCCGACTACCACCGGCAGGACCGGTACGGGTTCACGCCTCCGGGGCACCGCCAGGGGCGTGGCGCGGATCCCCGGGCCCGGGCCGTGCTGGGGGAGCAGACGTACCGGTCGGACGTGCTGGCCGCCAGCGGCCTCGACGACCGGGCGTCGTCGCACGGGTACCTCGCCGAGGCGGAGCGGCTGATGGCCGACGCGGTCGGCTCGGACCAGGCGTTCTTCTCCACCGCGGGCAGCTCGCTGTCGGTCAAGGCGGCGATGCTCGCGGTTGCCGGGGACCGCGGTGAGCTCCTGATCGGCCGGGACGCGCACAAGTCCGTGGTCGCCGGGCTGGTCTTCACCGGGGTGGAGCCGCGCTGGGTCGACGTGCGCTACGACGACGAGCTGCGCCTGGCCCACCCGCCGTCGCCGGAGCAACTGGAGCAGGCGTGGCAGCGGCACCCGACCGCGGCCGGCGCGCTGATCGTCAGCCCCACCCCGTACGGGACGTGCGCCGACATCGCCGCGCTCGCCGACATCTGCCACCGGCGCGGGAAGCCGCTGATCGTCGACGAGGCGTGGGGCGCCCACCTGCCGTTCCACGAAGACCTGCCGACCTGGGCGATGGACGCCGGGGCGGACATCTGCGTGGTCAGCGTGCACAAGATGGGCGCCGGTTTCGAGCAGGGTTCGGTGCTGCACTCGCAGGGCGACCTGGTCGACCCGGCGCACCTGGCCGCCTGCGCCGATCTGCTGATGACCACCAGCCCCAACGTGATCGTCTACGCGGCCCTCGACGGCTGGCGGCGGCAGATGGTCCAGGACGGTCACCGGCTGCTGTCGGACGCGATAGCGCTGTCCCGCGGGCTGCGGGCGGACATCGCCGGGCTGCCCGGCCTGCGGGTGCTCGAGGACCGGCTGATCGCGGTCGAGGCCAGCCACGACCTGGACCCGCTGCAGATCCTCGTCGACGTCGGTGAGCTGGGCGTCAACGGTTACCAGGCCGCCGACTGGCTCCGCGAGCACCGGCGCATCGACGTGGGCATGTCCGACCATCGCCGGATCCTCGCCACCATGTCGATGGCCGACGACGCCGGCACCGCCGCCCGGCTGATCGAGGGGCTGCGCGGCCTGGTCACGGCCGCGCCCGGGCTGCCGGCGGCGTCCACCGTGGAGCTTCCGCCGCCGGCCCAGTTCGACCAGGAGCCGGTGATCTCCCCGCGCGAGGCGTTCTTCGGCCGCACCGAGACCGTCAAGGTGGACGAGGCGGCCGGGCGGATCTGCGCCGAGCAGATCACCCCGTACCCACCGGGAATTCCCGCTCTTCTCCCCGGCGAGCGGATCACCGAGGAGATGCTGGACTACCTGCGGTCCGGGCTCGCCGCCGGCATGGTCCTTCCGGACCCCACCGACAAGACCTTGGAGACGGTACGGGTCGTCAGCGAGCTCAGTCCGTCGGATGCGCGCCGATCTCCGTCTCGCTGA
- a CDS encoding amino acid ABC transporter ATP-binding protein — MSTIEIGRLHKSFGSLEVLRGIDLSVEPGEVVCVIGPSGSGKSTLLRCVNLLEEPTSGSIRVAGVEVTDPDCDIDAVRRGIGMVFQQFNLFGHLTVRENVTIAQRRVLKRSRAEADRIATTNLERVGLVDKADAYPAQLSGGQQQRAAIARALAMDPQLMLFDEPTSALDPELVGEVLAVMRGLAAEGMTMLVVTHEMAFAREVASRVVFMDGGLIVEQGRPAEVFGQPREARTREFLHRVLEPNRVSETEIGAHPTD, encoded by the coding sequence ATGTCCACGATCGAGATCGGCCGGTTGCACAAGTCGTTCGGCAGCCTGGAGGTGCTGCGCGGCATCGACCTGTCGGTGGAGCCGGGCGAGGTGGTCTGCGTGATCGGCCCGTCCGGCTCCGGCAAGTCCACGCTGCTGCGCTGCGTGAACCTGCTGGAGGAGCCGACCTCCGGGTCGATCCGGGTGGCCGGCGTCGAGGTCACCGACCCGGACTGCGACATCGACGCCGTACGCCGGGGCATCGGCATGGTCTTCCAGCAGTTCAACCTGTTCGGGCACCTGACCGTCCGGGAGAACGTGACGATCGCCCAGCGCCGGGTGCTCAAGCGCAGCCGGGCCGAGGCGGATCGGATCGCCACCACGAATCTGGAACGGGTCGGGCTGGTGGACAAGGCTGACGCGTACCCCGCGCAGTTGTCCGGGGGGCAGCAGCAGCGCGCGGCGATCGCCCGTGCGCTGGCGATGGACCCGCAGCTGATGCTCTTCGACGAGCCGACCAGCGCGCTCGATCCGGAGCTGGTCGGCGAGGTGCTCGCGGTGATGCGGGGGCTGGCCGCCGAGGGCATGACCATGCTGGTGGTCACGCACGAGATGGCGTTCGCCCGCGAGGTCGCCTCCCGGGTGGTCTTCATGGACGGTGGCCTGATCGTCGAGCAGGGCCGGCCGGCGGAGGTTTTCGGCCAGCCCCGCGAGGCGCGGACCAGGGAATTCCTGCACCGCGTCCTGGAACCGAACCGGGTCAGCGAGACGGAGATCGGCGCGCATCCGACGGACTGA
- a CDS encoding amino acid ABC transporter permease, which produces MKLSRRRRQRIVRVAGYVVFVLVIVAVVASADWGRLSDAFFRGDIARGMFPEAITVALRNTIIYTLLAFVFGLTVGLILALMRLSSILPYRWAATAYIELFRGLPALLVLFMVGYGVPLAFPDREIPGGVYGSVTVGLGLTAAAYMAETIRAGIQAVPKGQLEAARTLGMSHTRAMVSIVLPQAFRIVIPPLTNEIILLTKDTSLVYVLGVTPATIELTKFAGDTLNTRVNPTPLVVAGLLYLLITLPLSQVVRALERRAARER; this is translated from the coding sequence ATGAAACTCAGTCGCCGCCGGCGGCAGCGGATCGTCCGCGTCGCCGGCTACGTCGTCTTCGTGCTGGTCATCGTCGCGGTGGTCGCCTCCGCGGACTGGGGCCGGCTGTCCGACGCCTTTTTCCGCGGGGACATCGCGCGCGGCATGTTCCCCGAGGCGATCACCGTCGCGCTGCGCAACACGATCATCTACACGCTGCTGGCGTTCGTGTTCGGCCTCACGGTCGGGCTGATCCTCGCGCTCATGCGGCTGTCATCGATCCTGCCGTACCGGTGGGCCGCCACCGCGTACATCGAACTGTTCCGGGGTCTGCCGGCTCTGCTGGTGCTCTTCATGGTCGGGTACGGCGTGCCGCTGGCCTTCCCGGACCGGGAGATCCCCGGCGGCGTCTACGGCTCGGTCACGGTGGGGCTCGGGCTGACCGCCGCCGCCTACATGGCGGAGACGATCCGGGCCGGCATCCAGGCGGTGCCGAAAGGCCAGCTGGAGGCGGCGCGGACGCTCGGCATGTCGCACACCCGCGCGATGGTCTCGATTGTGCTCCCGCAGGCGTTCCGCATCGTGATCCCCCCGCTGACGAACGAGATCATCCTGCTGACGAAGGACACTTCCCTGGTGTACGTCCTCGGCGTCACCCCGGCGACGATCGAGCTGACCAAGTTCGCCGGTGACACACTCAACACCCGGGTCAACCCGACGCCCCTGGTCGTGGCCGGACTGCTCTACCTGCTGATCACGCTGCCGCTGTCGCAGGTGGTCCGCGCGCTGGAGCGCCGCGCCGCGAGGGAGAGGTGA
- a CDS encoding DUF4397 domain-containing protein, with translation MRTLLLGRAAAVGAVSMLALGTVGAMSASPAYARANSDVTVVHGIPGQPVDVYVNGEKTIPDFQPGKVAGPLSLPAGQYDIALTKPGDAIGDALLTLDDAEVPGDANVSLVAHLTEDGKPALTPFVNDTSKVGAGKARLIVRHAAAAPAVDVRAGGQPVFEDVTNGKEGKADVDAGTVSADVVLAGTDTRVLGPADLNLKEGTATVVYAVGSADDKTLDIVSQTISGLHSAPGGVPSGDGGLAGTPNTLPWYGVGAAGILLALLGAVRLATARR, from the coding sequence ATGCGCACTCTGCTTCTCGGCCGCGCGGCTGCTGTCGGTGCGGTAAGCATGCTGGCCCTCGGCACGGTCGGGGCGATGTCCGCCTCCCCGGCGTACGCCAGGGCGAACTCCGACGTCACCGTCGTGCACGGCATCCCGGGCCAGCCGGTGGACGTCTACGTCAACGGCGAGAAGACCATCCCGGACTTCCAGCCGGGCAAGGTGGCCGGGCCGCTGAGCCTGCCGGCCGGCCAGTACGACATCGCGCTCACCAAGCCCGGCGACGCGATCGGCGACGCGCTGCTGACCCTCGACGACGCCGAGGTGCCCGGCGACGCGAACGTCAGCCTCGTCGCCCACCTCACCGAGGACGGCAAGCCGGCGCTGACGCCGTTCGTCAACGACACCTCGAAGGTCGGCGCCGGCAAGGCCCGGCTGATCGTCCGGCACGCCGCCGCGGCGCCCGCGGTGGACGTGCGCGCCGGGGGACAGCCGGTCTTCGAGGACGTGACGAACGGCAAGGAGGGCAAGGCGGACGTCGACGCCGGAACCGTCTCGGCCGACGTGGTGCTGGCCGGCACGGACACCCGGGTCCTCGGCCCGGCCGACCTGAACCTCAAGGAGGGCACCGCGACCGTCGTCTACGCGGTCGGATCGGCCGACGACAAGACCCTCGACATCGTCTCCCAGACGATCTCCGGCCTGCACTCCGCTCCCGGTGGTGTGCCCAGCGGCGACGGCGGTCTCGCCGGCACCCCCAACACCCTTCCCTGGTACGGGGTGGGCGCCGCCGGCATCCTGCTGGCCCTGCTCGGCGCCGTCCGGCTGGCGACCGCCCGTCGATGA
- a CDS encoding uracil-DNA glycosylase, with the protein MFARSLGELERRVVGCRLCPRLVAHREHAAAHPRPAFAGQDYWARPVPGFGDPGAGVYLLGLATSAHGGNRTGRAFTGNATADWLVAAMHRAGLANQPTSEHRDDGLRLHGAWMASAVRCAPPHDRPTSDERRACARYLDAELELLTGVRVIVCLGALAWNAAAAWAGLRPRPPFGHGREQSVSSGRLLLGCYHPSPQNTRTGLLTEPMLDDVLRRATALAALPAS; encoded by the coding sequence GTGTTCGCGCGGTCGCTGGGGGAGCTTGAGCGGCGGGTGGTGGGCTGCCGGCTGTGCCCGCGGCTGGTCGCGCACCGGGAGCACGCGGCGGCGCATCCCCGGCCCGCCTTCGCCGGGCAGGACTACTGGGCGCGGCCGGTGCCCGGTTTCGGGGATCCCGGGGCGGGGGTCTACCTGCTCGGCCTGGCCACGTCCGCGCACGGCGGGAACCGGACCGGGCGGGCGTTCACCGGCAACGCCACCGCGGACTGGCTGGTCGCCGCGATGCACCGGGCCGGCCTGGCGAACCAGCCGACCTCGGAGCATCGGGATGACGGGCTGCGGCTGCACGGGGCGTGGATGGCGTCGGCGGTGCGGTGCGCGCCGCCGCACGACCGGCCGACGAGCGACGAGCGCCGTGCCTGCGCCCGCTATCTGGACGCGGAGCTGGAGCTGCTCACCGGCGTACGCGTGATCGTGTGTCTTGGTGCTCTGGCCTGGAACGCCGCCGCGGCCTGGGCCGGGCTGCGGCCCCGGCCACCGTTCGGTCACGGCCGTGAGCAGTCCGTGAGCTCGGGGCGGCTCCTGCTGGGGTGCTATCACCCCAGCCCGCAGAACACCCGGACCGGCCTGCTGACCGAGCCCATGCTCGACGACGTGCTGCGCCGCGCCACCGCCCTCGCCGCCCTGCCGGCCTCTTGA
- a CDS encoding class F sortase: MSITPGDGTSRRWPGRALLLLVAGLVVAVTAGVVLWWSRPAADFGAPAVTALVSSSPVPGSAGSSDSPGSSGRVVAERVPIVDGGLPEAGDADAPVRLRIPALGLDADVDAVGLDESTGDFAVPPSVDRVGWYRYGPGFSADTGSIVVAGHVDSAAEGEGAFFRLGALKSGDRVTLVGPGGRDRTFEVVARERYRKTAIPLPKYFAREGEARLTLITCGGPFDEKTGHYRDNVVITAAAA; the protein is encoded by the coding sequence ATGAGCATCACCCCTGGTGACGGCACGTCCCGGCGCTGGCCGGGGCGTGCCCTGCTCCTGCTGGTGGCCGGGCTGGTCGTCGCGGTCACGGCCGGGGTGGTGCTGTGGTGGTCACGGCCGGCGGCGGACTTCGGCGCCCCGGCGGTGACCGCGCTCGTCTCGTCGTCCCCGGTGCCCGGCTCTGCGGGGTCCTCGGACTCGCCGGGCTCGTCCGGCCGTGTGGTCGCCGAGCGGGTGCCGATCGTGGACGGTGGGCTGCCCGAGGCCGGGGACGCCGACGCGCCGGTCCGGCTGCGGATCCCCGCGCTCGGCCTCGACGCGGACGTCGACGCGGTCGGCCTCGACGAGTCCACCGGGGACTTCGCCGTCCCGCCGAGTGTCGACCGGGTCGGCTGGTACCGGTACGGACCCGGCTTCTCCGCGGACACCGGCTCGATCGTCGTGGCCGGGCACGTGGACAGCGCCGCCGAGGGCGAGGGCGCGTTCTTCCGGCTCGGCGCCCTGAAATCCGGCGACCGGGTGACCCTGGTCGGGCCGGGCGGACGGGACCGCACGTTCGAGGTGGTCGCGCGCGAGCGCTACCGCAAGACGGCGATCCCGCTGCCGAAGTATTTCGCCCGCGAGGGTGAGGCGCGGCTCACGCTGATCACCTGCGGCGGGCCGTTCGACGAGAAGACCGGCCACTACCGCGACAACGTGGTGATCACCGCTGCCGCGGCGTGA
- the lipB gene encoding lipoyl(octanoyl) transferase LipB: MPHLIRVDLGEVDYDTAVREMAGWADERRAGVAPDRLFLLSHPPVITYGRRTPPGDLPADLSAIPAVMVDRGGNATYHGPGQLVGYLVMDLRRWGPVDVVRWLELGLIDALESLGFAAHRRDTPPGSPSLVGVWTPGDRKVASIGMRIRGGVTTHGFALNISTDLAVFERFVACSLDDVAMTSLHELAAEQGVRPPSDAEVRDAVATGLSAALVAG, translated from the coding sequence ATGCCCCATCTGATCCGCGTCGACCTGGGCGAGGTGGACTACGACACCGCCGTACGGGAGATGGCGGGCTGGGCCGACGAGCGTCGTGCCGGAGTCGCGCCCGACCGGCTGTTCCTGCTCAGTCACCCGCCGGTGATCACGTACGGCCGCCGCACCCCGCCCGGCGACCTGCCCGCTGATCTGTCGGCCATCCCCGCCGTGATGGTCGATCGCGGCGGCAACGCCACCTATCACGGTCCCGGTCAGCTGGTCGGCTACCTGGTGATGGATCTGCGCCGGTGGGGACCGGTCGACGTCGTACGGTGGCTGGAACTGGGTTTGATCGATGCCCTCGAATCTCTGGGATTCGCGGCCCACCGCCGTGACACCCCACCCGGGTCGCCGAGCCTGGTGGGCGTCTGGACGCCCGGCGACCGCAAGGTGGCCTCGATCGGCATGCGCATCCGGGGCGGCGTGACCACCCACGGGTTCGCGCTGAACATCAGCACCGATCTGGCCGTCTTCGAGAGGTTCGTCGCCTGCAGCCTGGACGACGTGGCGATGACCTCGCTGCATGAACTGGCCGCTGAGCAGGGGGTCAGGCCGCCGTCGGACGCCGAGGTGCGGGACGCCGTGGCCACCGGTCTGAGCGCCGCGCTCGTGGCCGGCTGA
- a CDS encoding peroxiredoxin, giving the protein MSIGKGDIAPDFELPDQDGTPRRLTDLLADGPVVLFFYPGAMTKGCTAEACHFRDLAAEYQAAGVQRVGISKDPVEKQKRFADAYTFDYPLLSDPDSETIAAYGVKRKLSLGPLSTKRMTFVIGADRTILGVIHSELDMNQHAAQALTVAAAATA; this is encoded by the coding sequence GTGAGCATCGGCAAGGGCGACATCGCGCCCGACTTCGAACTTCCCGACCAGGACGGCACCCCGCGACGACTGACCGACCTCCTGGCCGACGGCCCCGTCGTCCTCTTCTTCTACCCCGGCGCGATGACGAAAGGGTGCACCGCCGAGGCGTGCCACTTCCGTGACCTCGCCGCGGAGTACCAGGCGGCCGGCGTGCAGCGGGTCGGCATCAGCAAGGACCCGGTGGAGAAGCAGAAGCGTTTCGCGGACGCCTACACCTTCGACTATCCGCTGCTGTCCGATCCGGATTCCGAAACCATCGCGGCGTACGGGGTGAAGCGCAAGCTCAGCCTCGGCCCGCTGAGCACGAAGCGGATGACGTTCGTGATCGGCGCGGACCGCACGATCCTGGGCGTGATCCACAGCGAGCTGGACATGAACCAGCACGCCGCCCAGGCGCTGACCGTGGCGGCCGCCGCCACGGCCTGA
- a CDS encoding glutathione peroxidase gives MSTIYDVEIAGLRGEPLDLGQFRGTATLIVNVASRCGMTPQYETLEELQKRYADRGFTVLGVPCNQFAGQEPGTADEIAEFCSATYGVTFPLTEKVEVNGDGRHPLYQALTAEPDAEGYTGDVRWNFEKFLVGPDGTVVARFAPQTAPDAPEVITAIDAALARQ, from the coding sequence GTGTCGACCATCTATGACGTGGAGATCGCCGGCCTGCGCGGCGAGCCGCTGGACCTCGGGCAGTTCCGGGGCACGGCCACACTCATCGTCAACGTGGCCTCCCGCTGCGGGATGACCCCGCAGTACGAGACGCTCGAGGAGCTGCAGAAACGGTACGCCGATCGGGGCTTCACCGTGCTCGGCGTGCCGTGCAACCAGTTCGCCGGGCAGGAGCCGGGCACCGCCGACGAGATCGCCGAGTTCTGCAGCGCGACCTACGGCGTGACGTTCCCGCTGACCGAGAAGGTGGAGGTCAACGGCGACGGGCGGCACCCGCTCTACCAGGCGCTGACCGCCGAGCCGGACGCCGAGGGCTATACCGGTGACGTCCGGTGGAACTTCGAGAAGTTCCTGGTCGGCCCGGACGGCACGGTCGTCGCCCGGTTCGCCCCGCAGACCGCCCCGGACGCCCCCGAGGTGATCACCGCCATCGACGCGGCGCTCGCGCGCCAGTAA
- a CDS encoding YqjF family protein yields the protein MRIEDVTAETVRPVLRSLLVQRWVDLSFLHWAVDPALVAPLLPAGTVPDTLDGVTYVGLIGFRMVGLGFLRGPGVPYLGTFCETNVRLYSVDGRGRRAVVFLSLDAERLLPVLTARATLRLPYMWSRMRLTRRGDVLDYTSRRRWPARPEAVNRMTVRVGAPIAEPTALEHFVTARWGLHTRAWGRSLHLPNEHPRWPLHRAELLTLDDTLITAAGLPAPAGPPDSVLYSPGVPVTFGAPDVLRP from the coding sequence GTGCGGATCGAGGATGTGACGGCGGAGACCGTGCGGCCGGTGCTCCGGTCGCTGCTGGTGCAGCGCTGGGTGGACCTGAGCTTCCTGCACTGGGCGGTCGACCCGGCGCTCGTCGCGCCGCTGCTGCCGGCCGGCACGGTCCCGGACACGCTCGACGGGGTGACCTATGTCGGGCTGATCGGTTTCCGGATGGTCGGGCTCGGCTTCCTGCGCGGCCCCGGCGTGCCCTACCTGGGCACCTTCTGCGAGACGAATGTCCGGCTCTACAGCGTCGACGGCCGGGGCCGGCGTGCCGTGGTGTTCCTGTCCCTGGACGCGGAACGGCTTCTGCCGGTGCTCACGGCACGGGCGACGCTGCGCCTGCCGTACATGTGGTCGCGGATGCGCCTGACCCGCCGCGGTGACGTGCTGGACTACACGAGCCGGCGCCGCTGGCCGGCGAGACCGGAGGCCGTCAACCGGATGACGGTCCGGGTCGGCGCGCCGATCGCGGAGCCCACCGCGCTGGAGCACTTCGTCACGGCCCGCTGGGGTCTGCACACCCGCGCCTGGGGCCGGTCGCTGCACCTGCCGAACGAGCATCCGCGCTGGCCGCTGCACCGCGCCGAGCTGCTCACCCTGGACGACACCCTGATCACCGCGGCGGGCCTGCCGGCGCCGGCAGGCCCGCCGGACAGCGTCCTGTACTCACCGGGTGTCCCGGTCACCTTCGGCGCACCCGACGTGCTGCGCCCCTGA
- a CDS encoding transporter substrate-binding domain-containing protein codes for MTKLHHARTATTLAAAVLLAVGAAGCAKEDTGGTSDSGVPLIKAGALTTCTHLPYAPFQSKDDSGKVVGFDVALIDLVAAKLNVTQEIVDTPFEGIKSGADLNSGKCDVAAAGMTITDERKQVLDFSEPYFDATQALAVVTGKKVATLDELVGKRLGVQGGTTGEEYINAQVKEKGLKIEVVSYRDLAALQQALVTNQVEAAVNDLPVWNEYIKANPGKVEVATGFDTGEQYGFAVKKGNAKLLAEVNAAIAAARTDGTYDKLYAEWIGEKPAS; via the coding sequence ATGACCAAGCTGCACCATGCCCGGACGGCGACGACCCTGGCGGCTGCCGTGCTGCTGGCGGTCGGCGCCGCCGGATGCGCCAAGGAGGACACCGGCGGCACCAGCGACAGCGGCGTGCCCCTGATCAAGGCCGGCGCGCTCACCACGTGCACCCACCTGCCGTACGCGCCGTTCCAGTCGAAGGACGACTCCGGCAAGGTGGTGGGCTTCGACGTGGCGCTGATCGACCTGGTCGCCGCGAAGCTGAACGTGACCCAGGAGATCGTGGACACCCCGTTCGAGGGGATCAAATCCGGCGCCGACCTGAATTCCGGCAAGTGTGACGTGGCGGCGGCCGGCATGACGATCACCGATGAGCGCAAGCAGGTGCTCGACTTCTCCGAGCCGTACTTCGACGCCACCCAGGCGCTCGCCGTGGTCACCGGCAAGAAGGTCGCGACCCTCGACGAGCTGGTCGGCAAGCGCCTCGGCGTGCAGGGCGGCACCACCGGCGAGGAGTACATCAACGCGCAGGTCAAGGAGAAGGGCCTGAAGATCGAGGTGGTCTCGTACCGTGATCTCGCCGCTCTGCAGCAGGCGCTCGTGACGAATCAGGTCGAGGCGGCCGTCAACGACCTGCCGGTCTGGAACGAGTACATCAAGGCGAACCCCGGCAAGGTCGAGGTCGCGACCGGTTTCGACACCGGCGAGCAGTACGGGTTCGCCGTGAAGAAGGGCAACGCGAAGCTGCTCGCCGAGGTGAACGCGGCGATCGCGGCGGCCCGCACGGACGGGACGTACGACAAGCTCTATGCCGAGTGGATCGGTGAGAAGCCGGCCAGCTGA